One genomic segment of Microbacterium maritypicum includes these proteins:
- the sdhC gene encoding succinate dehydrogenase, cytochrome b556 subunit, producing the protein MSTSARLTPSISETTSKTPRGTLYRGREGMWSWVLHRITGVAIFFFLLVHVLDTALIRVSPEAYNAVIGTYKNPVMALGEVVLVAGIVFHAMNGLRIIAVDFWSKGAKYQRQLFWGVLLVWGIIMAGFVPRHLMLAFAGFGGGH; encoded by the coding sequence GTGTCCACAAGCGCCCGCTTGACACCGTCGATTTCGGAAACCACGTCCAAGACCCCACGCGGCACCCTCTATCGGGGTCGCGAAGGCATGTGGTCGTGGGTGCTTCACCGCATCACCGGAGTCGCCATCTTCTTCTTCCTGTTGGTGCACGTGCTCGACACGGCGCTGATCAGGGTGTCGCCGGAGGCGTACAACGCCGTCATCGGCACATACAAGAACCCGGTCATGGCCCTCGGTGAGGTCGTGCTCGTCGCCGGCATCGTGTTCCACGCGATGAACGGCCTGCGCATCATCGCCGTCGACTTCTGGTCGAAGGGCGCCAAGTATCAGCGTCAGCTGTTCTGGGGCGTCCTGCTGGTGTGGGGCATCATCATGGCCGGCTTCGTGCCCCGCCACCTGATGCTCGCGTTCGCCGGGTTCGGAGGGGGACACTGA
- a CDS encoding succinate dehydrogenase hydrophobic membrane anchor subunit: MSAQTMATAPVRRRRGVNLEKWGWIFMRVSGVVLVVLIFGHLFVNLMVGEGIHALDFAFIAGKFATPFWQWWDVLMLWLALIHGANGMRTIVNDYVTNSTARKALVWALGLAAGLLIILGTLVVFTFDPCLGVTEDSVLWSECAAIVGN, translated from the coding sequence ATGTCTGCACAGACCATGGCGACCGCCCCGGTGCGCCGCCGCCGCGGAGTCAACCTCGAGAAGTGGGGCTGGATCTTCATGCGCGTCTCGGGCGTCGTGCTCGTCGTGCTGATCTTCGGCCACCTCTTCGTCAACCTCATGGTGGGCGAAGGCATCCACGCCCTCGACTTCGCGTTCATCGCCGGCAAGTTCGCCACGCCGTTCTGGCAGTGGTGGGACGTGCTGATGCTGTGGCTCGCACTCATCCACGGCGCCAACGGCATGCGCACGATCGTGAACGACTACGTGACGAACAGCACGGCGCGCAAGGCGCTGGTCTGGGCGCTCGGGCTGGCCGCCGGCCTGCTCATCATCCTCGGCACGCTCGTGGTCTTCACGTTCGACCCGTGCCTGGGTGTGACCGAGGACAGCGTCCTCTGGTCCGAATGCGCCGCGATCGTCGGGAACTAG
- a CDS encoding ABC transporter permease, with amino-acid sequence MSGATPGAGDVTKGIPPQELSTSTGTVPRDPSDVPPPPRGNVILKEILRGNAVTTILAIVLALIVGGVLIAFTNEDVLEASVYFFAQPGDTFAAAWNAVYNGYEALVRGAIFNARGADFAAQIRPLTNTLGFAAPLIAAGLGVALAFRVGLFNIGARGQMLIGVAVAALLTFSLDLPIWLHIPVTLIAGIAGGALWGAIAGLIKARTGAHEVILTIMLNYIAYYLLLWMIRTPGLLQKPGTNQALGSATPESAQFPTLLGPQFPLLDLGFVIVIVATLFVWWLIERSSLGMRMRAVGENPHAARAAGISVQRVYVYAMLFAGGLAGLAGMNQIQGAVTTGVTETIDAGIGFDAITVALLGRSRAWGTFAAGILFGALKAGSFSMQAQDIPVDIVLVVQSLVVLFIAAPPLLRAVFFLPKTDIEKAARLRAKAAKKAVAA; translated from the coding sequence GTGAGCGGAGCGACACCCGGCGCAGGAGATGTGACCAAGGGGATTCCGCCGCAGGAGCTCAGCACGAGCACCGGCACGGTCCCGCGCGACCCCTCCGATGTGCCGCCGCCCCCGCGCGGCAACGTCATCCTCAAAGAGATCCTCCGCGGCAATGCGGTCACCACGATCCTCGCGATCGTGCTGGCACTCATCGTCGGCGGCGTCCTGATCGCCTTCACGAACGAAGACGTGCTGGAAGCATCCGTCTACTTCTTCGCACAGCCCGGTGATACGTTCGCCGCCGCGTGGAACGCCGTCTACAACGGGTACGAGGCCCTGGTCCGCGGAGCGATCTTCAACGCCCGCGGCGCGGACTTCGCGGCGCAGATCCGACCGCTGACCAACACGCTCGGCTTCGCGGCGCCGCTCATCGCGGCCGGCCTCGGCGTGGCGCTGGCATTCCGCGTCGGCCTGTTCAACATCGGTGCTCGCGGCCAGATGCTCATCGGTGTGGCCGTCGCCGCACTGCTGACGTTCTCGCTCGACCTGCCGATCTGGTTGCACATCCCGGTCACGCTCATCGCCGGCATCGCGGGCGGTGCGCTCTGGGGCGCGATCGCGGGACTCATCAAGGCGCGCACGGGTGCGCACGAGGTGATCCTCACGATCATGCTGAACTACATCGCGTACTACCTGCTGCTGTGGATGATCCGCACCCCGGGTCTGCTGCAGAAGCCGGGGACGAACCAGGCGCTCGGATCGGCGACGCCGGAGAGCGCCCAGTTCCCGACGCTGCTCGGACCGCAGTTCCCGTTGCTCGACCTCGGTTTCGTGATCGTGATCGTGGCGACCCTGTTCGTCTGGTGGCTCATCGAGCGCTCGTCGCTCGGCATGCGCATGCGCGCCGTGGGGGAGAACCCGCACGCTGCGCGCGCCGCGGGCATCAGCGTCCAGCGCGTCTACGTCTACGCCATGCTCTTCGCAGGTGGCCTCGCCGGTCTCGCGGGCATGAACCAGATCCAGGGCGCGGTCACCACGGGCGTCACCGAGACCATCGATGCCGGGATCGGCTTCGACGCGATCACCGTCGCCCTCCTCGGCCGCAGCCGCGCCTGGGGCACGTTCGCCGCCGGCATCCTGTTCGGCGCGCTCAAGGCAGGGTCCTTCTCCATGCAGGCGCAGGACATCCCGGTCGACATCGTGCTCGTCGTGCAGTCGCTCGTGGTGCTGTTCATCGCCGCGCCGCCGCTGCTGCGCGCGGTGTTCTTCCTCCCGAAGACCGATATCGAGAAGGCGGCCAGGCTCAGAGCCAAGGCCGCGAAGAAGGCGGTGGCGGCATGA
- a CDS encoding BMP family lipoprotein: MTISTTKKLLGVTVAAGVVFALAGCGQAPTDKPAGSGEPVASDFLPCLVSDAGGWNDKSFNQSAKEGMDSAAEELDIKPLEFESANDNDYAPNLETAVSEGCSLIVSVGFKLSAATVESALANPDIDYAIIDDWADNDFDGTVDAPNIKPLVFDTAQAAYLGGYAAASWSAQSGVNKVGTFGGMQIPSVAVFMDGYQLGVEKYNEDESAAVEVFGWDEATQKGSFTGGFDANDTAKQTAQGVLDQGVDVILPVGGPVYQSAAAAIADSGKDTLMLGVDSDLAVADPEVAGITLVSIMKAIDVAVKDATLAAAKGEFDPAPYVGTLENEGVKLSGFGDFESKLPEGLTDELKALQEQIISGDIKVESPNSPTSK, from the coding sequence TTGACCATCTCCACCACCAAGAAGCTGCTCGGCGTCACCGTCGCCGCTGGCGTCGTCTTCGCACTCGCCGGTTGCGGCCAGGCACCGACAGACAAGCCCGCCGGCTCCGGCGAGCCGGTCGCCTCCGACTTCCTTCCCTGCCTCGTCTCCGACGCCGGCGGATGGAACGACAAGTCGTTCAACCAGTCCGCCAAGGAGGGCATGGACAGTGCCGCCGAGGAGCTGGACATCAAGCCCCTCGAGTTCGAGTCGGCGAATGACAACGACTACGCGCCGAACCTCGAGACCGCGGTCTCCGAGGGCTGCTCGCTCATCGTCTCGGTCGGCTTCAAGCTGTCCGCCGCCACGGTCGAGTCCGCTCTCGCGAACCCCGACATCGACTACGCGATCATCGACGACTGGGCCGACAACGACTTCGACGGCACCGTCGATGCCCCGAACATCAAGCCCCTCGTCTTCGACACGGCTCAGGCCGCATACCTCGGCGGCTACGCTGCCGCATCGTGGTCTGCCCAGAGCGGTGTGAACAAGGTCGGCACGTTCGGCGGAATGCAGATCCCGTCGGTCGCCGTGTTCATGGACGGCTACCAGCTCGGTGTCGAGAAGTACAACGAGGACGAGTCCGCTGCGGTCGAGGTCTTCGGCTGGGACGAGGCCACGCAGAAGGGCTCGTTCACGGGCGGCTTCGACGCGAACGACACCGCCAAGCAGACCGCACAGGGTGTGCTCGACCAGGGCGTCGACGTCATCCTCCCGGTCGGCGGCCCCGTCTACCAGAGCGCGGCTGCGGCGATCGCCGACAGCGGCAAGGACACCCTGATGCTCGGTGTCGACAGCGACCTCGCCGTCGCCGACCCCGAGGTGGCCGGCATCACGCTCGTCTCGATCATGAAGGCGATCGACGTCGCCGTGAAGGACGCGACCCTGGCTGCGGCCAAGGGCGAGTTCGACCCGGCCCCGTACGTGGGCACGCTCGAGAACGAGGGCGTCAAGCTCTCCGGCTTCGGTGACTTCGAGTCGAAGCTGCCGGAGGGTCTGACCGACGAGCTCAAGGCTCTGCAGGAGCAGATCATCTCCGGCGACATCAAGGTGGAGTCCCCGAACTCCCCGACCTCCAAGTAA
- a CDS encoding mannose-1-phosphate guanylyltransferase, with protein MSAPIKDFYAVIPAGGIGSRLWPLSRADAPKFLHDLTGSGHSLLRDTWDRLVPLAGADRIAVVTGRAHRAAVEAELPGIPDLNVFLESEPRESAAAIGLAAAILHRRNSDVIIGSFSADHVIRGTRVFEFAVRDAVEVAREGYICTIGITPTEPAIGFGYIKMGPELVVEGAREAALVESFVEKPDLETAKSYIADRGYLWNAGMFIAKASVLLEELAVNEPELHAGLLELAEAWDDRDRRGPAVDRIWPRLKKIAIDYAVAEPAARRGRLAVVPGHFDWDDVGDFASLTKLITNGRKNDLAVLGPNARVLTDGASGILVSQTSRVISLVGVQDIVVVDTPDALLVTTVQHAQRVKGVVESLKLTGRGDVL; from the coding sequence GTGAGCGCACCCATCAAGGATTTCTACGCAGTCATTCCCGCCGGCGGCATCGGCAGCAGGCTGTGGCCGCTCTCCCGGGCGGACGCACCGAAGTTCCTGCACGACCTGACGGGGTCCGGGCACTCGCTGCTGCGCGACACCTGGGATCGGCTCGTCCCGCTCGCCGGGGCGGACCGGATCGCCGTCGTCACCGGCCGTGCCCATCGCGCGGCCGTCGAGGCGGAGCTGCCCGGCATCCCCGACCTGAACGTCTTCCTGGAATCCGAGCCGCGCGAGTCGGCGGCGGCGATCGGACTCGCCGCGGCGATTCTGCACCGTCGCAATTCCGACGTGATCATCGGCTCGTTCAGCGCGGACCACGTGATCCGCGGCACACGCGTGTTCGAGTTCGCGGTGCGCGACGCCGTCGAGGTGGCGCGGGAGGGGTACATCTGCACGATCGGCATCACGCCGACCGAGCCGGCGATCGGTTTCGGCTACATCAAGATGGGGCCCGAGCTCGTGGTCGAAGGCGCGCGCGAGGCCGCTCTCGTCGAGAGTTTCGTGGAGAAGCCCGATCTCGAGACGGCGAAGTCCTACATCGCTGATCGCGGGTACCTCTGGAACGCGGGCATGTTCATCGCCAAGGCCAGCGTGCTGCTGGAGGAGCTGGCCGTGAACGAGCCCGAACTGCACGCCGGTCTGCTCGAACTCGCCGAGGCATGGGACGACCGCGATCGTCGAGGACCGGCGGTCGATCGGATCTGGCCGCGCCTGAAGAAGATCGCGATCGACTACGCGGTCGCCGAACCCGCCGCCCGCCGCGGACGCCTCGCCGTCGTCCCCGGCCACTTCGACTGGGACGACGTGGGCGATTTCGCTTCGCTGACCAAGCTCATCACCAACGGTCGCAAGAACGATCTCGCCGTTCTCGGCCCGAACGCGCGCGTTCTCACCGACGGCGCGAGCGGAATCCTCGTCAGCCAGACCTCGCGCGTGATCAGCCTGGTGGGGGTGCAGGACATCGTCGTGGTCGACACCCCCGACGCGCTGCTGGTCACCACCGTGCAGCACGCGCAGCGGGTCAAGGGCGTGGTCGAGTCGCTCAAGCTCACCGGTCGCGGAGACGTGCTCTGA
- a CDS encoding cytidine deaminase: MTDIDWDELRQVATDAMTKAYAPYSRYRVGAAALVGDGRIVAGCNVENASYGVTLCAECALVGDLHMSGGGQLVAFVCVNNEGQTIMPCGRCRQLLFEHAMPGMLLETVSGIRTIDEVLPDAFGPRDLEEAR; encoded by the coding sequence ATGACGGACATCGACTGGGATGAACTGCGCCAGGTCGCAACTGACGCCATGACCAAGGCGTACGCGCCGTACTCCCGCTATCGCGTGGGTGCGGCCGCCCTGGTCGGCGACGGCCGCATCGTGGCCGGCTGCAACGTCGAGAACGCCTCCTACGGCGTGACGTTGTGCGCCGAGTGCGCTCTGGTCGGCGACCTGCACATGTCCGGCGGCGGCCAGCTCGTCGCGTTCGTGTGCGTCAACAACGAGGGGCAGACCATCATGCCGTGCGGACGCTGTCGCCAGCTGCTGTTCGAGCACGCGATGCCCGGGATGCTGCTGGAGACCGTCTCCGGCATCCGCACGATCGACGAGGTGCTGCCCGACGCATTCGGGCCGCGCGACCTGGAGGAAGCACGATGA
- the sdhA gene encoding succinate dehydrogenase flavoprotein subunit — protein MTTETQDSVVRDGVHYHQFDIVIVGAGGAGMRAAIEAGPGAKTAVISKLYPTRSHTGAAQGGMAAALANVEEDSWEWHTFDTVKGGDYLVDQDAAEILAKEAIDAVIDLENMGLPFNRTPEGKIDQRRFGGHTAEHGKTPVRRACYAADRTGHMILQTLFQNCVKLGINFFNEFYVLDLLTVKDADGKTQVSGVVAYDLATGELHVFQAKAVIFATGGFGKIFKTTSNAHTLTGDGVGIVWRKGLPLEDLEFFQFHPTGLAGLGILLTEGARGEGAILRNASGERFMERYAPTIKDLAPRDIVARCMVQEVLDGRGAGPHKDYVLLDCTHLGAEVLETKLPDITEFARTYLGVDPVVEPVPVMPTAHYAMGGIPTNNDGEVLADNTTVVPGLYAAGECACVSVHGANRLGTNSLLDINVFGKRAGRNAVEYVKTAEFVPLPENPAAFVSGMLEDLRNNQGTERIAVLRKTLQDEMDKGAQVFRTHDSLQHVLGVIAELRERYKNVHVDDKGQRFNTDLLEAVELGFLLDIAEVVVYAAQNREESRGGHMRDDFPKRDDEKYMKHTMAYLTGDPHSSTPSDHIKLDWKPVVFTKNEQGEFNYPPMERKY, from the coding sequence GTGACTACCGAGACGCAGGATTCCGTCGTCCGTGACGGCGTGCACTACCACCAGTTCGACATCGTCATCGTGGGAGCCGGTGGGGCGGGCATGCGTGCCGCCATCGAGGCGGGCCCCGGGGCGAAGACCGCCGTGATCTCCAAGCTCTACCCCACGCGCTCGCACACCGGTGCGGCGCAGGGCGGTATGGCGGCGGCCCTCGCGAACGTCGAAGAGGACTCCTGGGAGTGGCACACCTTCGACACCGTCAAGGGCGGTGACTACCTCGTCGACCAGGACGCGGCCGAGATCCTCGCGAAGGAGGCCATCGACGCGGTCATCGACCTCGAGAACATGGGCCTCCCCTTCAACCGCACGCCCGAGGGCAAGATCGACCAGCGCCGCTTCGGCGGGCACACCGCAGAGCACGGCAAGACCCCGGTCCGCCGCGCCTGCTACGCCGCCGACCGCACCGGCCACATGATCCTGCAGACGCTGTTCCAGAACTGCGTCAAGCTCGGCATCAACTTCTTCAACGAGTTCTACGTCCTGGATCTGCTCACGGTGAAGGACGCCGACGGCAAGACCCAGGTCTCGGGCGTCGTCGCCTACGATCTCGCGACCGGCGAGCTGCACGTCTTCCAGGCCAAGGCCGTGATCTTCGCGACCGGCGGTTTCGGCAAGATCTTCAAGACGACCTCGAACGCGCACACCCTCACCGGCGACGGCGTCGGCATCGTGTGGCGCAAGGGACTCCCCCTCGAGGACCTGGAGTTCTTCCAGTTCCACCCGACCGGCCTCGCCGGTCTCGGCATCCTCCTCACCGAGGGCGCACGAGGAGAGGGCGCGATCCTGCGCAACGCCTCGGGTGAACGCTTCATGGAGCGCTACGCCCCGACCATCAAGGACCTCGCCCCGCGCGACATCGTCGCCCGCTGCATGGTGCAGGAGGTCCTCGACGGCCGTGGCGCCGGTCCCCACAAGGACTACGTGCTGCTGGACTGCACGCACCTGGGAGCCGAGGTTCTCGAGACCAAGCTCCCCGACATCACCGAGTTCGCACGCACGTACCTCGGCGTCGACCCGGTCGTCGAGCCCGTGCCCGTGATGCCCACCGCGCACTACGCCATGGGCGGCATCCCGACCAACAACGACGGCGAGGTGCTCGCGGACAACACCACCGTCGTCCCCGGCCTCTACGCCGCCGGCGAGTGCGCCTGTGTCTCGGTGCACGGCGCGAACCGCCTCGGCACCAACTCGCTCCTGGACATCAACGTCTTCGGCAAGCGCGCCGGCCGCAACGCCGTCGAGTACGTCAAGACCGCCGAGTTCGTGCCGCTCCCCGAGAACCCGGCGGCATTCGTGTCGGGCATGCTCGAGGACCTGCGCAACAACCAGGGCACCGAGCGCATCGCCGTGCTCCGCAAGACCCTGCAGGACGAGATGGACAAGGGCGCGCAGGTCTTCCGCACGCACGATTCCCTCCAGCACGTGCTCGGCGTGATCGCCGAACTGCGTGAGCGCTACAAGAACGTCCACGTCGACGACAAGGGCCAGCGGTTCAACACCGACCTGCTCGAAGCCGTCGAGCTGGGCTTCCTCCTCGACATCGCCGAGGTCGTCGTCTACGCCGCGCAGAACCGCGAGGAGAGCCGCGGCGGACACATGCGCGACGACTTCCCGAAGCGCGACGACGAGAAGTACATGAAGCACACCATGGCCTACCTGACCGGTGACCCGCACTCCTCCACGCCGAGCGATCACATCAAGCTCGACTGGAAGCCGGTCGTCTTCACGAAGAACGAGCAGGGCGAGTTCAACTACCCGCCGATGGAGAGGAAGTACTGA
- a CDS encoding ABC transporter ATP-binding protein, whose product MKLELRGITKRFGTLVANDHIDLVVEPGEIHALLGENGAGKSTLMNVLYGLYQADEGEILLDDEVQRFRGPGDAMAAGIGMVHQHFMLVPVFTVAENVMLGHEQTKALGTLDIAKAREHVRSVAARFGFDIDPDALVGDLPVGVQQRVEIIKALSRDAKVLVFDEPTAVLTPQETDELMSIMRQLRDEGTAIVFITHKLREVREVADKITIIRLGRVVGEASPTATNGELASLMVGRAVELTVHKEPPRLGEGGFEVKGLRVLTPTGAIVVDGVDFAVRPGEVLAIAGVQGNGQTELVEAIVGLAARVEGSIELDGNELVGKSVRAILDAGVGFVPEDRTEDGLVAGFSVAENLILDRSDDPAFSRAGTLRRSVLDEFARARIKEYDIRTQGPETAAGTLSGGNQQKVVIAREMSRDLRLLVAAQPTRGVDVGSIEFIHKRIIETRDAGVPVIVVSTELDEVAALADRIAVMYRGTIVGIVPGDTPRETLGLMMAGAAEGEVAA is encoded by the coding sequence ATGAAGCTCGAACTTCGCGGCATCACCAAGCGATTCGGCACCCTCGTTGCCAACGACCACATCGATCTCGTGGTCGAACCGGGTGAGATCCACGCGCTCCTCGGTGAGAACGGCGCAGGCAAGTCCACCCTCATGAACGTGCTCTACGGCCTGTATCAGGCCGACGAGGGCGAGATCCTCCTCGATGACGAGGTGCAGCGCTTCCGCGGTCCCGGTGACGCGATGGCTGCGGGGATCGGCATGGTCCACCAGCACTTCATGCTCGTCCCGGTGTTCACCGTGGCCGAGAACGTGATGCTCGGACACGAACAGACCAAGGCCCTCGGCACGCTCGACATCGCGAAGGCGCGAGAGCACGTGCGATCGGTCGCCGCCCGCTTCGGTTTCGACATCGACCCCGACGCCCTCGTCGGAGACCTTCCCGTCGGCGTGCAGCAGCGCGTCGAGATCATCAAGGCGCTGTCGCGCGACGCGAAGGTGCTCGTGTTCGACGAGCCCACGGCCGTGCTCACGCCGCAGGAGACCGACGAGCTGATGAGCATCATGCGTCAGCTGCGCGACGAGGGCACGGCGATCGTGTTCATCACGCACAAGCTGCGCGAGGTCCGCGAGGTCGCCGACAAGATCACCATCATCCGTCTCGGCCGCGTCGTCGGCGAGGCGTCCCCGACCGCGACCAACGGCGAGCTCGCCTCGCTCATGGTCGGCCGAGCCGTCGAGCTCACCGTGCACAAGGAACCGCCGCGCCTGGGCGAGGGCGGATTCGAAGTCAAGGGACTGCGCGTGCTCACTCCCACCGGGGCCATCGTCGTCGATGGTGTCGACTTCGCCGTCCGACCGGGAGAGGTGCTCGCGATCGCGGGTGTCCAGGGCAACGGCCAGACCGAGCTCGTGGAGGCCATCGTCGGCCTCGCCGCCCGCGTCGAAGGCAGCATCGAGCTCGACGGCAACGAGCTCGTCGGCAAGAGCGTGCGCGCGATCCTCGACGCCGGAGTCGGCTTCGTGCCGGAAGACCGCACGGAAGACGGCCTGGTGGCCGGTTTCTCCGTCGCGGAGAACCTGATCCTCGACCGTTCGGACGACCCGGCGTTCAGTCGCGCGGGAACACTGCGGCGCTCGGTGCTCGACGAGTTCGCCCGTGCGCGCATCAAGGAGTACGACATCCGCACCCAGGGTCCGGAGACGGCCGCAGGAACACTGTCCGGCGGAAACCAGCAGAAGGTCGTCATCGCCAGGGAGATGAGCCGCGATCTGCGCCTCCTCGTCGCGGCGCAGCCCACCCGTGGTGTCGACGTCGGCTCGATCGAGTTCATCCACAAGCGGATCATCGAGACGCGCGACGCGGGTGTGCCCGTGATCGTCGTCTCCACGGAGCTCGACGAGGTCGCAGCTCTCGCCGATCGGATCGCGGTCATGTACCGCGGCACGATCGTCGGCATCGTCCCCGGCGACACGCCTCGGGAGACGCTCGGACTCATGATGGCCGGAGCGGCCGAAGGGGAGGTGGCCGCGTGA
- a CDS encoding ABC transporter permease produces MSLVQTQAADGTVQLATVKERHLKAPIVLAGATVLLALLFLFVPRDGTSTFRLSDQSSALALPDVALPTASTFWVVIGILVVLTVGAFLRAWTYRAPSLWLVIAFSVLAVFAFLVWAAAGGLVPVTSLLFGAVSLSVPLVFGALGGVIGERAGVVNVAIEGQLLLGAFSAALLSSITGNPFVGLVGAMIGGVLVASVLAAFAIKYLVEQVIVGVVLNVLVTGLTGFLYGALLAPNEATLNRPVRFPRVEIPVLSDIPIIGPVLFNQTFIGYLMFITVGVVAWGLYRTRWGLRLRAVGEHPQAADTVGIKVNPTRFWNVLLAGAIAGMGGAYFTLVSVPQFGKDMTAGLGFIALAAVIFGRWDPIRATLAALLFGFATNLQNLLSILKTPIPGEFMLMLPYVVTLLAVAGFAGQIKAPAADGKPYIKS; encoded by the coding sequence ATGTCCCTCGTGCAGACTCAGGCCGCCGACGGCACGGTCCAGCTGGCGACCGTGAAGGAACGGCACCTCAAGGCGCCGATCGTTCTCGCCGGCGCCACCGTGCTCCTCGCGCTGCTGTTCCTGTTCGTGCCGCGCGACGGCACCAGCACGTTCCGCCTCTCCGACCAGTCCTCGGCGCTCGCGCTGCCGGACGTGGCGCTGCCCACGGCTTCGACCTTCTGGGTCGTGATCGGCATCCTCGTGGTGCTGACGGTGGGGGCGTTCCTTCGGGCATGGACCTACCGTGCGCCCTCGCTGTGGCTGGTGATCGCGTTCAGTGTGCTGGCCGTGTTCGCGTTCCTCGTCTGGGCGGCCGCCGGCGGTCTCGTGCCCGTCACGAGCCTGCTGTTCGGTGCGGTCTCGCTCTCGGTGCCCCTGGTCTTCGGAGCTCTCGGCGGCGTCATCGGCGAGCGTGCCGGCGTCGTGAACGTCGCGATCGAGGGGCAGCTGCTCCTGGGCGCGTTCTCCGCGGCGCTCCTGTCGAGCATCACGGGCAACCCGTTCGTCGGTCTCGTCGGCGCCATGATCGGCGGCGTCCTGGTGGCGAGTGTGCTCGCCGCATTCGCGATCAAGTACCTCGTCGAGCAGGTCATCGTCGGTGTCGTGCTCAACGTGCTCGTCACCGGTCTCACGGGCTTCCTCTACGGCGCGCTGCTCGCTCCGAACGAGGCGACGCTGAACAGGCCGGTGCGCTTCCCGCGCGTCGAGATCCCGGTGCTCAGCGACATCCCGATCATCGGACCGGTGCTGTTCAACCAGACGTTCATCGGGTACCTGATGTTCATCACCGTCGGCGTCGTGGCCTGGGGCCTCTACCGCACCCGGTGGGGTCTGCGGCTGCGTGCCGTCGGTGAGCACCCGCAGGCTGCGGACACCGTGGGCATCAAGGTGAACCCGACCCGGTTCTGGAACGTGCTGCTCGCCGGCGCGATCGCGGGCATGGGCGGCGCGTACTTCACCCTCGTCTCGGTCCCGCAGTTCGGAAAGGACATGACGGCCGGGCTCGGCTTCATCGCCCTTGCCGCGGTGATCTTCGGACGCTGGGACCCGATCCGCGCGACGCTCGCGGCGCTGCTGTTCGGATTCGCCACCAACCTGCAGAACCTGCTGTCGATCCTGAAGACGCCCATCCCGGGTGAGTTCATGCTGATGCTGCCCTACGTGGTGACGCTGCTCGCGGTCGCCGGGTTCGCCGGGCAGATCAAGGCGCCTGCCGCCGACGGCAAGCCCTACATCAAGTCGTAG